One window of the Paenibacillus beijingensis genome contains the following:
- a CDS encoding GDP-L-fucose synthase family protein, whose amino-acid sequence MDNNSRIYVAGHKGLVGSAIVRNLQSKGYRNIIGKTRQQLDLTDQAAVEAFFAEAGIEYVFLAAAKVGGIGANSAYPADYIMENLLIECNVIRSAFKHNVKKLIFLGSSCIYPKMCPQPIKEHYLLTGPLERTNEAYALAKISGLKMCQYYNEQYGTNYISVMPTNLYGPNDRFDVNNSHVIPAMIAKIDTAKTLNRPNVQLWGTGSPLREFLYADDMAEACVFLMETYEGTEHLNIGTGQDISIRRLAETIKRIVGYEGELIFDASKPDGTPRKLLDVSKIEALGWKAKVDLEEGLRLAYQYYLDNVK is encoded by the coding sequence TTGGACAACAACAGCCGCATTTACGTAGCCGGGCATAAAGGGCTGGTCGGCTCCGCCATCGTCCGAAACCTGCAGAGCAAAGGCTACCGGAACATAATCGGCAAAACGCGCCAGCAGCTGGACTTGACGGACCAGGCCGCGGTGGAAGCTTTTTTTGCCGAAGCGGGAATCGAATATGTATTTTTGGCGGCGGCGAAAGTCGGAGGCATCGGGGCCAACAGCGCCTACCCGGCGGACTATATTATGGAAAACCTGCTCATCGAGTGCAATGTCATCCGCAGCGCGTTCAAGCACAACGTGAAAAAGCTCATTTTTCTCGGAAGCTCGTGTATCTATCCGAAGATGTGCCCTCAGCCGATCAAAGAACATTATTTGCTGACGGGACCGCTGGAGCGGACGAATGAGGCGTATGCTTTGGCCAAAATATCGGGGCTCAAAATGTGCCAGTATTATAACGAGCAGTACGGCACCAATTATATAAGCGTCATGCCGACAAACCTGTACGGGCCGAATGATCGATTCGACGTCAACAATTCCCACGTTATCCCGGCAATGATTGCAAAAATTGACACGGCAAAAACGTTGAACAGGCCGAATGTCCAGTTGTGGGGAACCGGCAGCCCGCTGCGGGAATTTTTATATGCGGATGATATGGCGGAAGCTTGCGTATTTTTGATGGAAACGTATGAAGGCACGGAGCATCTGAACATCGGGACAGGACAGGATATTTCCATTCGCCGGCTCGCGGAGACGATCAAGCGTATTGTCGGTTACGAAGGGGAGCTAATCTTCGATGCCAGCAAGCCTGACGGAACGCCGAGAAAGCTGCTTGATGTTTCGAAAATCGAAGCGCTCGGCTGGAAGGCGAAAGTGGACCTGGAAGAAGGACTTCGGTTAGCGTACCAATATTATTTGGACAACGTCAAATAA
- the gmd gene encoding GDP-mannose 4,6-dehydratase has translation MKRALITGVTGQDGSYLAELLLNKGYEVHGLMRRNSSIHTERIDHLENYQTDEGQSFNLHYGDLSDPGGLSKLLYKIEPDEVYNLGAQSHVRVSFDIPEFTSDVNALGALRMLESIRDVNPRIKFYQASSSELYGLVQEVPQSERTPFYPRSPYAAAKLYAYWITINYREAYDLFACNGILFNHESPRRGKTFVTRKITTGLANILQGKQDQLVLGNLDAKRDWGFAGDYVEAMWLMLQQKEPEDYVIATGETHTVREFCELAFQTAGIKLLWRGKGLDEQGIDAETGRVLISVDSKYFRPSEVDLLLGDPAKAMNKLGWKPKVSFKELVDMMVKSDRFA, from the coding sequence TTGAAGAGGGCATTAATAACCGGGGTGACAGGTCAAGACGGTTCTTATTTGGCAGAGCTTTTGCTTAATAAGGGGTATGAGGTTCACGGTTTGATGCGCCGAAACAGTTCAATTCATACCGAACGGATCGATCATCTTGAAAACTATCAAACGGATGAGGGTCAATCGTTTAATTTGCACTATGGCGATCTGAGCGATCCCGGCGGTTTAAGCAAGCTTCTCTACAAAATTGAACCGGACGAAGTGTACAACCTGGGCGCGCAAAGCCATGTCAGAGTGTCGTTCGACATTCCCGAATTTACGTCCGATGTCAATGCTCTCGGAGCATTGCGTATGCTCGAAAGCATACGGGATGTGAACCCCCGCATTAAATTTTATCAGGCATCGTCCAGCGAACTGTACGGCCTGGTGCAGGAAGTTCCGCAAAGCGAAAGAACGCCCTTTTATCCGAGAAGTCCATATGCCGCCGCAAAGCTTTACGCATACTGGATTACGATCAATTACCGGGAAGCATACGACTTGTTCGCATGCAACGGCATTTTGTTCAACCACGAATCGCCAAGAAGGGGCAAGACGTTCGTCACCCGCAAAATTACGACCGGACTGGCCAACATATTGCAGGGCAAGCAGGATCAGCTGGTACTGGGCAATTTGGATGCGAAGAGGGACTGGGGATTTGCCGGCGACTATGTGGAAGCGATGTGGCTTATGCTGCAGCAGAAAGAGCCCGAGGATTATGTCATTGCGACCGGGGAGACCCATACGGTCAGGGAGTTTTGCGAGCTTGCGTTTCAAACGGCCGGCATCAAGCTCCTCTGGAGAGGTAAAGGATTGGATGAGCAGGGCATTGACGCCGAGACAGGCCGGGTGCTTATCTCGGTCGACAGCAAATATTTCCGTCCAAGCGAAGTCGATTTGCTGCTGGGCGACCCCGCCAAAGCAATGAACAAGCTGGGCTGGAAGCCGAAAGTTTCCTTCAAGGAACTGGTTGACATGATGGTGAAAAGCGACCGGTTCGCTTGA
- a CDS encoding DUF4870 domain-containing protein translates to MQPPSWIPDPSSTGLNPRIAGLICYVLGFVSGFALLMMEKKSRFVKFHAMQSILVSAVFITANLLLGVLPFIGWLIGLLLAPAAFLLWIGLMLAALQGRWARLPVIGDIAERMADQYR, encoded by the coding sequence ATGCAGCCACCATCCTGGATACCCGATCCGTCCTCGACCGGCCTGAATCCCCGCATTGCAGGGCTGATTTGCTATGTGCTCGGATTTGTGAGCGGATTTGCGCTGCTGATGATGGAAAAAAAGAGCCGCTTCGTAAAGTTTCACGCGATGCAGTCAATTCTCGTTTCGGCGGTATTCATTACCGCCAACCTGCTTCTCGGCGTCCTGCCCTTTATCGGCTGGCTGATCGGCCTGCTGCTCGCCCCGGCCGCATTCCTGCTCTGGATCGGGCTGATGCTCGCCGCTCTGCAGGGCAGGTGGGCCCGGCTTCCGGTTATCGGAGACATCGCAGAGCGGATGGCGGACCAGTACCGGTAG
- the rpsR gene encoding 30S ribosomal protein S18, producing the protein MAFKPREGGDGERPERKFNRKGGRNKRRKVCFFTVNKITHIDYKDTDLLKKFISERGKILPRRVTGTSAKYQRALTIAIKRSRQVALLPYTTE; encoded by the coding sequence ATGGCTTTTAAACCAAGAGAAGGCGGAGACGGAGAGCGTCCGGAACGCAAGTTCAACCGTAAAGGCGGACGCAACAAACGCCGTAAAGTATGCTTCTTCACTGTGAACAAAATCACTCACATTGATTATAAAGATACGGATCTGCTGAAGAAATTCATCAGCGAGCGCGGCAAAATTTTGCCACGCCGCGTAACGGGAACGAGCGCGAAATATCAGCGTGCGCTGACAATCGCAATTAAACGTTCGCGTCAAGTCGCTCTGCTTCCGTACACAACGGAATAA
- the ssb gene encoding single-stranded DNA-binding protein translates to MLNRVILIGRLTKDPELRYTPSGVAVTQFTLAVDRPFNSQQGEREADFIPVVTWRQLAETCANYLRKGRLTAVEGRIQVRNYDNNEGKRVYVTEVIADNVRFLESPNRDNNGMREEGGSGNYGGGGGTGGSGSGFGGGSSYGGGNRPSGGSRNDNRDPFSDDGRPIDISEDDLPF, encoded by the coding sequence ATGTTGAACCGGGTCATTTTGATTGGCAGGCTAACGAAAGATCCCGAGCTGCGCTACACGCCTTCTGGTGTGGCGGTGACGCAGTTTACGCTTGCGGTCGACCGTCCCTTTAACAGCCAGCAAGGCGAAAGGGAAGCCGACTTTATTCCGGTCGTCACGTGGAGGCAGCTTGCCGAGACGTGCGCCAACTACTTGCGCAAAGGCCGCTTAACGGCGGTTGAAGGCCGGATTCAGGTGAGGAACTACGACAACAACGAAGGCAAACGCGTCTATGTAACGGAAGTGATTGCCGACAACGTTCGTTTTCTGGAGTCTCCGAATCGGGATAACAACGGTATGCGCGAAGAAGGCGGCAGCGGTAACTACGGCGGCGGCGGCGGTACCGGCGGATCGGGAAGCGGATTCGGCGGCGGCTCCTCATATGGCGGCGGCAACCGGCCAAGCGGCGGTTCACGTAACGACAATCGTGACCCGTTCTCGGACGACGGTCGACCGATCGACATTTCGGAAGATGATTTGCCATTTTAA
- the rpsF gene encoding 30S ribosomal protein S6 has translation MRKYEVMYIIRPDVEQENVQAIVDKFNGIISNGGEVTKTDVIGKRRLAYEINKIRDGIYVLVHFTAPAEVVSELDRIMKITDEVIRSLIVKDVA, from the coding sequence ATGCGCAAATATGAAGTGATGTATATTATTCGTCCCGACGTTGAGCAGGAGAACGTTCAAGCTATCGTCGACAAATTTAATGGCATCATCTCCAATGGCGGGGAAGTTACGAAAACCGACGTGATCGGTAAGCGCCGTCTTGCGTATGAGATCAATAAGATTCGTGATGGAATTTACGTTCTGGTACACTTTACCGCTCCGGCGGAAGTTGTCTCCGAGCTGGATCGCATCATGAAGATTACGGATGAAGTTATCCGTTCCCTGATCGTCAAAGACGTAGCGTAA
- a CDS encoding YjzC family protein: MGEWTRFEPGDRAPNDGVYIEDGEDSFHMGIENPQKVKLQKGERFPATTNKNRKWKRMPK; this comes from the coding sequence GTGGGGGAATGGACACGTTTTGAACCGGGCGACAGAGCTCCTAACGACGGCGTTTATATTGAGGACGGCGAGGATTCGTTCCATATGGGCATTGAAAATCCGCAGAAAGTGAAGCTGCAAAAGGGAGAGCGTTTCCCTGCGACGACGAACAAGAACCGCAAGTGGAAGCGGATGCCCAAATAA
- a CDS encoding DUF951 domain-containing protein, with translation MERKQFELGDIVQMKKQHPCGTNEMEIIRMGMDIRIKCTGCKHSVLIPRAKFEKNMKKVLRSAASRPDSAPGGLLDGEQA, from the coding sequence GTGGAGCGTAAGCAGTTTGAGCTCGGCGACATCGTGCAGATGAAAAAGCAGCACCCTTGCGGGACCAATGAGATGGAAATTATCCGGATGGGGATGGATATCCGGATCAAATGCACCGGCTGCAAGCACAGCGTGCTCATTCCGCGGGCAAAGTTCGAGAAAAACATGAAAAAAGTGCTTCGTTCCGCGGCCAGCAGACCGGATTCGGCTCCGGGCGGATTGCTGGATGGGGAGCAGGCCTGA
- a CDS encoding mechanosensitive ion channel family protein — protein MDLTLLVQQWMKWIMDLFEWAQWRALGISLIRIIVIIALGRVFIWVIYKTIDKLLQKDAKVQLHTRRMKTLGKLLKNVATYVTYFIVILLVLSEFNINLGPLLAGAGVLGLAVGFGAQSLVKDVITGFFIILEDQFAVGDVIQAGKFKGTVEVIGLRATRIQSWTGEVHIIPNGAIVEVTNFSLHNSLAVVDITIAYEQNVEQASDVIKSKLETFKDPNLAKQPELLGLQTLTSNDLTLRIIAECMPNTQVMVTRRLNVELKHALDEAGIAMPAPTVVTYHKGESGGVKSGA, from the coding sequence ATGGATTTGACCTTGCTTGTTCAGCAATGGATGAAATGGATCATGGACCTGTTCGAATGGGCACAGTGGAGGGCGCTGGGCATCTCTCTCATCCGTATCATCGTTATTATTGCGCTGGGCCGGGTGTTCATTTGGGTCATTTACAAAACGATTGACAAATTGCTGCAAAAAGACGCGAAGGTGCAGCTTCATACACGGCGTATGAAAACACTCGGCAAGCTCTTGAAAAATGTAGCGACCTACGTCACTTACTTTATCGTGATCCTGCTCGTGCTTTCGGAGTTCAACATTAATTTGGGACCGCTGCTGGCAGGGGCGGGCGTACTTGGACTGGCGGTCGGCTTTGGCGCCCAAAGTCTGGTCAAAGACGTCATTACCGGATTTTTCATCATCCTGGAGGATCAATTCGCGGTCGGCGATGTCATACAGGCAGGAAAATTCAAAGGAACGGTAGAAGTGATCGGACTGCGGGCGACCCGTATCCAAAGCTGGACCGGCGAGGTTCATATCATTCCGAACGGTGCGATCGTCGAGGTGACGAATTTCTCCCTGCACAATTCGCTTGCCGTCGTTGATATTACGATTGCGTATGAGCAAAATGTGGAGCAGGCGAGCGATGTTATCAAGAGCAAGCTGGAAACGTTTAAGGACCCTAATCTGGCCAAACAGCCGGAGCTGCTCGGTTTGCAGACGTTGACTTCCAACGATCTAACGCTGCGCATCATTGCCGAATGTATGCCAAACACACAAGTCATGGTTACCCGCAGATTGAATGTCGAGCTGAAGCATGCGCTGGACGAAGCCGGTATTGCAATGCCTGCTCCGACGGTAGTGACGTACCATAAGGGAGAAAGCGGAGGGGTAAAAAGTGGAGCGTAA
- a CDS encoding DUF3343 domain-containing protein, which produces MLIAFDSTQQALRAEMLLEYADIDIDIRPTPKEITAGCALSIEFPNEDLERVKPILREEKVEIRGLFQSSGSGYEMINF; this is translated from the coding sequence ATGCTCATCGCATTCGATTCAACCCAACAAGCGCTTCGGGCCGAAATGCTGCTCGAATATGCCGATATCGACATCGATATCCGGCCGACCCCTAAAGAAATTACAGCGGGCTGCGCGCTGTCGATTGAGTTCCCGAACGAGGATCTGGAACGCGTGAAGCCGATTTTGCGCGAAGAAAAGGTGGAAATACGGGGATTGTTTCAGAGCAGCGGCAGCGGGTATGAAATGATTAACTTCTAG
- the yyaC gene encoding spore protease YyaC, with translation MKRFQEKDFPVKVLHTDSDAAYQIGNRLQSLLELVPDERRLVIVCIGTDRSTGDSLGPLVGTALEKYNSRHYDLFGTLDDPVHAMNLEDTMNTIYRRIPNPYIIGIDACLGQVSSVGCIQLGTGPVRPGAGVNKELPPVGDFHITGIVNVGGFMEYFVLQNTRLNLVIRMADMIASTLHQAICDTRLYTIRAATPD, from the coding sequence ATGAAACGGTTTCAAGAGAAGGATTTCCCGGTTAAAGTGCTTCATACCGATTCCGACGCGGCATATCAAATCGGAAATCGTCTGCAGTCTCTTCTTGAACTTGTGCCCGATGAACGCCGCCTCGTTATCGTATGTATCGGTACCGACCGTTCCACCGGCGACTCGCTCGGCCCGTTAGTCGGAACGGCGCTCGAGAAATATAACAGCCGGCACTATGATCTGTTCGGCACACTGGACGACCCCGTACATGCCATGAATTTGGAAGACACGATGAACACGATCTACCGCCGAATTCCGAATCCGTATATTATCGGCATCGACGCCTGCCTCGGACAAGTATCGAGCGTCGGCTGCATTCAGCTTGGAACCGGCCCGGTACGGCCCGGTGCGGGCGTAAACAAAGAGCTGCCGCCGGTCGGCGACTTTCATATTACCGGCATCGTGAATGTCGGCGGATTCATGGAATATTTTGTCCTGCAAAACACACGTCTCAATCTGGTCATCCGAATGGCCGACATGATTGCTTCGACGCTGCATCAAGCGATTTGCGACACCCGCCTTTATACTATTCGCGCCGCAACGCCAGATTGA
- a CDS encoding DUF4446 family protein yields MNEWGSPFALGTVVLAVVVIVLVIWMAVLGRRLKKLRKQYVQFMGQSGVSNLEEVLLDLRYALDTQADKLNEFESSMGQLGKALRQVKGNVGIHRYNAFADHGSDMSFSVAIVDEAQNGVVLSGLHARDETYMYAKPLKEGASAYSLTPEEQKAINLALRRE; encoded by the coding sequence ATGAATGAATGGGGAAGTCCTTTTGCATTAGGGACGGTTGTGTTGGCGGTTGTAGTGATCGTGTTAGTCATTTGGATGGCCGTATTGGGGAGACGGCTGAAAAAACTGCGCAAGCAGTATGTGCAGTTTATGGGCCAGAGCGGCGTTTCCAACCTCGAAGAGGTTCTTTTGGATCTCCGGTATGCGCTCGATACGCAGGCCGATAAATTGAACGAATTCGAGTCGTCGATGGGGCAGCTCGGCAAGGCGCTTCGTCAGGTGAAAGGCAATGTCGGCATCCACCGGTATAATGCGTTCGCCGATCACGGCAGTGATATGAGCTTCTCGGTAGCCATCGTCGACGAAGCTCAGAACGGAGTCGTCCTCAGCGGTTTGCATGCGCGCGATGAAACGTATATGTATGCCAAACCGCTGAAAGAGGGCGCCTCGGCCTATTCTTTAACGCCTGAGGAGCAAAAGGCCATCAATCTGGCGTTGCGGCGCGAATAG
- a CDS encoding aminotransferase class V-fold PLP-dependent enzyme has translation MNSDETFIYLDHAATSWPKPPEVAEAVMKAMLHDAANPGRGSHAMAVRAGRILFDTRKQLAKLFKVRNPNDIAFAANTTAALNQAIKGLLKAGDHVIATAVEHNSVRRPLEFLKRELGVTVTYVEPDAEGEVSAAKVKEAMRANTALVTVTHSSNLLGSIIPVEEIGAITRSSGAKLLVDAAQSAGVLNIDVEAMRIDMLAFPGHKGLLGPQGTGGLYLHPDLELTPLLHGGTGSQSELPEQPTVRPDRYESGTPNTPGIAGLGAGVRFVLNETTEKIHTKEWELTSRLMEGLSSVRGLKLLGPKLGKPRTGIAAFVLDGVDASEIAFILDQHYSIAVRSGFHCTPLAHESAGTGNTGAVRASVGYSTTERDVDALIDAMKEIRQHY, from the coding sequence ATGAACAGCGATGAAACATTTATTTATCTGGATCATGCCGCAACATCATGGCCGAAGCCTCCGGAAGTGGCGGAAGCCGTAATGAAGGCGATGCTTCACGATGCGGCGAATCCCGGAAGGGGCAGCCATGCGATGGCTGTTCGAGCCGGACGCATTTTGTTTGATACGCGCAAGCAGCTCGCGAAGCTGTTTAAAGTGCGCAATCCAAACGATATTGCGTTCGCCGCCAATACGACGGCTGCGCTGAATCAGGCGATTAAAGGGCTGCTGAAAGCGGGGGATCATGTCATCGCAACGGCGGTGGAGCATAACTCGGTTCGCCGTCCGCTGGAGTTTTTGAAACGGGAGCTCGGGGTAACGGTCACGTATGTGGAGCCTGATGCGGAGGGAGAAGTGTCCGCTGCAAAGGTGAAGGAAGCAATGCGGGCGAACACGGCACTCGTCACCGTGACGCACAGCTCGAACCTGCTTGGCTCGATTATACCGGTGGAGGAGATCGGCGCGATAACCCGCAGCAGCGGCGCAAAGCTGCTGGTGGACGCCGCTCAAAGCGCCGGCGTGCTGAATATTGATGTCGAGGCGATGAGGATCGATATGCTTGCTTTTCCGGGACATAAAGGGCTGCTCGGCCCGCAGGGCACCGGGGGGCTTTATTTGCATCCCGATCTGGAATTGACGCCGCTGCTGCATGGAGGAACAGGCAGTCAATCGGAGCTGCCGGAGCAGCCGACGGTACGCCCTGACCGGTACGAATCGGGAACGCCGAACACGCCGGGAATCGCCGGACTCGGCGCAGGCGTCCGTTTCGTGCTGAATGAGACGACGGAGAAAATCCATACTAAGGAATGGGAGCTGACCAGCCGGCTGATGGAGGGTCTGTCCTCGGTACGGGGACTTAAGCTGTTAGGGCCGAAGCTTGGGAAGCCAAGGACAGGCATTGCGGCATTCGTCCTCGACGGAGTCGATGCGTCGGAGATCGCATTTATATTGGATCAGCATTACAGCATCGCGGTGCGAAGCGGATTTCATTGCACGCCGCTTGCGCACGAAAGCGCAGGGACCGGCAATACGGGCGCTGTACGGGCAAGCGTCGGGTACTCCACGACGGAGCGGGACGTGGATGCGCTGATTGATGCGATGAAGGAAATCCGGCAGCACTATTAA
- a CDS encoding ParB/RepB/Spo0J family partition protein: MSKRLGRGLDALIPSLSVNEDDKVMEIPLSQLRPNPYQPRKTFDEESIKELAESIKQHGVIQPIIVRSVLKGYEIIAGERRFRASLYCGNTTIPAVVRSFTDQQVTEIALIENLQREDLNAIEIAVAYQALMDKFQLTQEELSLKVGKSRSHIANFLRLLSLSAEIKESVSRGTLSMGHARALVGVKEERLRKELAQSVITNEWSVRELEEAIQKLEQHKETDRSGKARSKKRDPYIDDLEQTLRERFKTTVKIKSNKDRGKIELLYFNKQDLERLLELLQSKV, translated from the coding sequence ATGAGCAAGCGGCTAGGTAGAGGCCTGGATGCGCTTATTCCGTCACTATCGGTAAATGAAGACGACAAAGTAATGGAAATTCCATTATCACAGCTTCGTCCCAACCCTTATCAGCCACGCAAGACATTCGACGAGGAGTCCATTAAAGAGTTAGCGGAATCCATTAAACAGCACGGAGTCATTCAACCGATCATCGTGCGCAGCGTTCTGAAAGGCTATGAGATCATTGCGGGGGAGAGAAGGTTTCGCGCATCCCTATATTGCGGCAACACGACGATCCCTGCAGTTGTGCGTTCGTTCACGGATCAGCAGGTCACGGAAATCGCCCTTATCGAAAACTTACAGCGGGAAGATTTAAATGCGATTGAAATTGCGGTTGCGTACCAGGCTTTAATGGATAAGTTTCAGCTGACTCAAGAAGAACTGTCGTTAAAGGTTGGGAAATCACGCTCTCATATCGCCAATTTTCTGCGGCTGCTTTCCCTTTCTGCAGAAATTAAAGAGAGTGTTTCACGTGGAACACTGTCAATGGGACATGCCCGGGCGCTTGTCGGCGTAAAGGAGGAAAGGCTGCGCAAAGAGCTGGCCCAATCCGTTATCACGAACGAATGGAGCGTCCGCGAGCTGGAAGAAGCGATTCAGAAGCTGGAACAGCATAAAGAAACCGATCGAAGCGGCAAAGCGCGTTCGAAAAAACGCGATCCGTATATTGACGATTTGGAGCAGACGCTGCGGGAACGGTTTAAGACGACGGTGAAAATTAAATCAAATAAAGATCGGGGCAAAATCGAGCTGCTTTATTTTAATAAACAGGACCTGGAACGGCTGCTGGAGCTGCTTCAATCCAAAGTGTAA
- a CDS encoding ParA family protein, translating to MSKIIAITNQKGGVGKTTTSVNLGACLASLGKKVLLVDIDPQGNTTSGVGVNKADVENSIYDVLINDVNPQAAVLSTAIPGLSIIPATIQLAGAEIELVPTISREVRLKKSLMQVKQDYDYILIDCPPSLGILTINSLTASDSVIIPIQCEYYALEGLSQLLNTVRLVQKHLNTSLQIEGVLLTMFDARTNLGIQVIEEVKKYFQQKVYQTIIPRNVRLSEAPSHGQAIITYDPKSKGAEVYLELAKEVIMYEQAAR from the coding sequence TTGTCAAAAATAATTGCCATTACGAACCAGAAGGGCGGGGTCGGCAAAACAACGACATCTGTCAATTTGGGCGCATGCTTGGCATCTTTAGGAAAAAAAGTGCTGCTGGTCGATATTGATCCGCAAGGGAATACGACGAGCGGCGTCGGGGTTAATAAAGCCGATGTGGAAAACAGCATTTATGATGTGCTTATTAATGATGTGAACCCGCAAGCTGCGGTTCTTTCTACAGCGATTCCGGGCTTATCGATCATACCGGCCACGATTCAATTGGCAGGTGCGGAGATTGAGCTCGTCCCGACCATCTCGAGGGAAGTGCGCTTGAAGAAGTCGTTGATGCAAGTGAAGCAGGACTATGATTACATCCTGATCGATTGTCCGCCTTCTCTGGGAATTTTGACAATCAATTCGTTGACGGCGTCGGATTCCGTTATCATTCCGATTCAATGCGAATATTATGCTCTCGAAGGTCTGAGTCAGCTGCTGAATACCGTCCGGCTTGTGCAGAAGCATCTGAACACTTCGCTGCAAATCGAAGGTGTACTGCTTACGATGTTCGACGCACGCACCAATCTCGGCATTCAGGTAATCGAGGAAGTCAAAAAATATTTTCAGCAAAAAGTATATCAAACGATCATTCCAAGAAATGTGCGCCTGAGCGAAGCGCCTTCCCATGGACAAGCCATCATTACGTATGATCCGAAATCGAAAGGCGCCGAGGTATATCTCGAACTTGCGAAGGAAGTGATAATGTATGAGCAAGCGGCTAGGTAG
- the noc gene encoding nucleoid occlusion protein, with protein MKEQFSRLFGLNNTDPKGSQDEVKQIAVGSIDTSPYQPRTIFDDERIDELCQTIKTHGVIQPIVVRMRNDRYEIIAGERRWRAVTKLGLETIPAIVREFNDSQAASIALIENLQREGLTAIEEAVAYQKLIDLHSLTQESLAQRLGKSQSTIANKIRLLGLSEPVKNALIERKITERHARALLSLDTDELQHKVLDDILTKELNVKQTEARVAFYKETVKAKKAKRVSFTKDVRLALNTIRHSIEMVSGSGLQIKTNEKDHEDHYEIVIHIPKR; from the coding sequence ATGAAAGAACAATTTTCACGACTATTCGGGCTTAACAATACCGATCCGAAGGGCAGTCAGGATGAAGTTAAGCAGATTGCGGTCGGAAGTATTGACACGAGCCCGTATCAACCGCGGACGATCTTTGATGATGAACGTATAGATGAACTGTGCCAAACGATTAAAACGCACGGTGTCATTCAGCCAATCGTAGTACGGATGCGCAACGACCGCTATGAAATTATCGCCGGCGAAAGGCGCTGGCGCGCGGTGACGAAGCTGGGTCTGGAGACGATACCGGCTATCGTACGTGAATTCAATGATTCTCAGGCGGCGTCGATTGCTTTGATCGAAAATCTTCAGCGCGAAGGCTTGACGGCGATTGAAGAGGCGGTCGCTTATCAGAAACTGATCGACCTGCACAGCTTGACGCAGGAAAGCTTGGCGCAGCGGCTTGGCAAAAGCCAGTCGACCATTGCGAATAAAATCCGGCTGCTCGGACTATCGGAACCGGTCAAAAATGCGCTTATTGAACGCAAAATTACAGAACGCCATGCACGGGCGCTGCTGTCGCTCGATACCGACGAACTGCAGCATAAAGTGCTGGATGATATTTTGACGAAAGAATTAAATGTGAAGCAGACGGAAGCCCGGGTCGCTTTTTATAAAGAAACGGTGAAAGCCAAAAAAGCAAAGCGCGTTTCGTTTACGAAAGATGTGCGGCTTGCCTTGAACACCATCCGGCACTCCATCGAGATGGTATCCGGCTCCGGACTGCAAATTAAAACGAATGAAAAGGATCACGAGGATCATTACGAGATTGTGATCCATATTCCGAAACGGTAA